In Zea mays cultivar B73 chromosome 7, Zm-B73-REFERENCE-NAM-5.0, whole genome shotgun sequence, the following proteins share a genomic window:
- the LOC103633545 gene encoding uncharacterized protein isoform X1, which produces MACGWLHPVPAGAATVAALWPCFLSPVRQSFTKEATVLLFPMSEFSTSASDEQLNQFQRWKLPLNAAKSQRESWNLADRSSSGSSEGVAAASRPADAPTAQSALPMTRSVDAVPGAPIVISGYWTGPGVDDGCGSVEAVLQRIA; this is translated from the exons ATGGCGTGTGGGTGGCTTCATCCTGTCCCTGCAGGGGCCGCCACGGTCGCCGCCCTGTGGCCGTGCTTCCTTTCCCCGGTTCGTCAGAGCTTCACCAAGGAG GCTACCGTACTGTTATTTCCTATGTCTGAATTCTCAACTTCTGCCTCTGATGAGCAGCTAAACCAATTCCAACGTTGGAAGCTACCTTTGAACG CTGCCAAGTCGCAGAGGGAGTCATGGAACCTTGCTGATCGCTCAAGTTCAGGATCTTCTGAAGGAGTTGCTGCTGCTAGCAGACCCGCAGACGCTCCCACTGCTCAGAGTGCTCTGCCCATGACACGTAGCGTGGATGCGGTCCCAGGTGCGCCTATTGTTATTTCTGGATACTGGACTGGCCCCGGTGTAGATGATGGCTGTGGTAGTGTTGAGGCCGTGCTCCAGAGGATTGCATAA
- the LOC103633545 gene encoding uncharacterized protein isoform X2: MACGWLHPVPAGAATVAALWPCFLSPVRQSFTKELNQFQRWKLPLNAAKSQRESWNLADRSSSGSSEGVAAASRPADAPTAQSALPMTRSVDAVPGAPIVISGYWTGPGVDDGCGSVEAVLQRIA; this comes from the exons ATGGCGTGTGGGTGGCTTCATCCTGTCCCTGCAGGGGCCGCCACGGTCGCCGCCCTGTGGCCGTGCTTCCTTTCCCCGGTTCGTCAGAGCTTCACCAAGGAG CTAAACCAATTCCAACGTTGGAAGCTACCTTTGAACG CTGCCAAGTCGCAGAGGGAGTCATGGAACCTTGCTGATCGCTCAAGTTCAGGATCTTCTGAAGGAGTTGCTGCTGCTAGCAGACCCGCAGACGCTCCCACTGCTCAGAGTGCTCTGCCCATGACACGTAGCGTGGATGCGGTCCCAGGTGCGCCTATTGTTATTTCTGGATACTGGACTGGCCCCGGTGTAGATGATGGCTGTGGTAGTGTTGAGGCCGTGCTCCAGAGGATTGCATAA